GCTAGTACTTATACCCCACACAAAGGGTAAAAGGATTTGAGGGTGGTTTTGAAATTTGTCCTTATTTCACAAGGCAATATGTAAGATGTGAAACTTGTATGAATTATTCTTCAAAAAGCTAACTTGTCAGCCGGTTTACACAATTAAGCATAAATTCTAATCACATTGGGACACTCTTCAAAACGAATTTTGTGTCACCACCAGCAGCAATTGTTATTATTGGAAGTGCAAAAtaccagcagcaggaagatcTCGCACAATGTTGGGTTGTTCCAGCAGTGGGCAGCAGACCTGCTCTTTGAATTCTTTTGTCTTCAGTGCTTTCAGAAAGGGAGATGGAAGTGTTAAAGTGGATTCCTGAGTTTTGTAATCAGCTACAGGACACGTTGAAAGAACGGTTACTTGCAAGCCCTCCTTTCGCATACAAccaaaaacctgaaataaaaatgttaacagATAAGCAACATTTATCTTCTCACAGTAACAGAATAAACCCAGAAAGATTTATTTCAACTTCAATGGAGATAGCAAATGGCAGCTTAATTCAGGTTCCCTGGACTAAAATTCGAATTGCAGCCTTCGGGTAGAGATTTCACATGCACTGATCTTGGGATAGAGATAAAAACCCTCAAAAGAACTGCTAACGTATTTACCAAGCCTAGTGATTTTCTTGAGAGGCTTTaggttttcagcatttctgttcaCCTGCAAATATATTAAGCCTTACTATTTTTACTAATGGTgattggagaaagaaaaaggactcCGAATAAAACCAGGCTGCTTATGACAGGAGAGCAGCTTGCTATGCTGCAAGACATTTGAAATTGAAATTGTGCTCCCCACATGTTCTACAGTACTTAAGAAGAGTCTTCATTTTAAATACTCAGATTTTATTTGATTATATTCAAGCTGAACTGAAGGAAGAGAACCTTCATTTTTTCACAGTCCTCCCCAAATTCAAAGCAAACAGTTTCAAAAACATTGTACAAAGCACACTTTTGGATCCACTGCATGCCACCACAAAACACCAACACACTGCACAGTCTCCCATTGTTTTCAAAGAACAATGTCAAATATGACAATGTCATACGTCAGAATGAGCAGAAGCATGATAAACCTGCACCTTCCCTTCACACTATCCTCTTCAGATTTATGACCAATAACGAAATATGGAATTTGGTAAACATTACAGAAACTTGCCTGCTGCTGTACACGATACCAATCACGGAAGGGAAGCCGACTGTTCCCTCAGATCAGTGCGTTACCACTGTAATATAAAACTGAACTAACTTTTCAGAAGCACATATATTTTCAATTTACTTTGTTGGAAACGCTGCCTGGTATGCATTACTGCAAAACTTCAGCCTGTGAGTGCTCATTTTATACtgagaaaatacacagaaaagtaaaaatctgaCTAAATGAGACTGTAAAGATGCTCAGCACATCAGGATTTATGAAGCATACAGAACAGGTCTgtaacacaaacaaaaagcaaaagattaCCAGCACAGTGCTTCTGCTGTACATTAAAAATACCAGTAACTATGAAGTCTAAAAATACTCAAGAACACTGACTGGGTAAAACCGCACGCTCCTACTGCTCATGAACACCCACATCTGAAGTAACACATATGAGCAAACTGCTGGAAAAACACAAATGGGAAGACAGCAAACCCACcatcatctttctttttgtaatCCCAGTTTAAATGATGTGCAAGAATGTATGGAATACAGCAAACCCCAAATGGTTTAGGTCTTCAGGCTTCTAAGTTTCAAAGAGAACCATTACCCCCACCAAAATGAATGAAGCTCTTCAACAAACAAGGAACCACAAGAGTCTAGTTTTCCAAACTTGGATGTGAAACCCCTGTATCATTCAGTGAAGTTACCCCAGTTTTCCATCCTCTTTGCGTTCCTGTAACCTCTCTGGCCACTCACACCAAGCTGCTTGTACAGCTCTCCCCTGCAACCAAGTAGTCCTTTTCACACGCCAGCTGGGCCAGCCGGCAGCTGGACTGAGCAGGTACCACCCAGCTTAGGCTGACGACTTGCTCTCAGTGGATGCACTGCTTTTTACCTCACTCTCTGTATCTCTACCAAAGCCCTACCCAGCTTCAGCATAATGTAACAGCTTCAGAATCTCTGCTTGAACAACGAGCAGAGATTTAAAGGAAGGTAGGTTAGCAGACAGATAGCAATGCAAAATAAGCTATACTTCCTAAAGGGTAAGCAGTGACCCAAATccataaagaaaagcaacagccaGAACATACTCCCCTGGCTTCATCTTATTAAAATCAACAGGATGATATCTGGAGGGACCTGAATGACCCAGCAGCGTTCATGTACCGAACACATCCATTTGTCAAGGTATCATCCATCCTAAGTTTCACAACAGGTTTGTCTGGTGAGTCTTTGGCAGATGCACAAATACAGTTatgttactgttttttaaagaaggaTTCTCCAGAGCTGAAGTAAGCCACAGGAAATTTAACCCAAACAGGAAAAAGGCTTGGAAAGTAGTTAAGGGTAACAAAATTGAAACTCTCCAAAAGAATTAACTGCACAAAGTTGGTAAATAACAATGGGCAGCATCTAGAAAGGAATTTCACAGAATCTGCCAATAGTAAATCTGTAGGGTATTTAAGAGAGGCACAGGGAAACCAGTTATTTACAATGCTGTCATGTTGAGAATatgagagagaaagaggcaCTTGCATCAAGCTGAAGATCCCCACCCCTAAGGTTTCATTACTCAATCTGTTGTCTTGCCAGTTTTACCTTTTCAAGCCACTGGAACTGCTGATCCTCAGCCACGTAACAACTGCACTGGCACAaccaaaccttaaaaaaaaaaaaaaaaacaaacaatcaaagAAGTTGTGTAAGCAAGTAGTTTAAAGGGCACAGAACAGCTTATAATCACGTGTAGAGATAACGTGACTGCAGCAAACAACTTGATGGCTTTCTTGGGCTTCTTCAATTCCATTCTGACAAGAGTTTTTCCTTTACAACTGATGTGAAGCAACTGCGCTGTCAAATGTCTTCTTTGTACTGAACTTCACACACTAGAACTTGAAATCATTCTAATAAGCTTAATGACCCTTCAGattttttattacattaatCCAAAATACCACAGTTCCAGTGCTTGCTTTGCCCTGCGCAGGGTAAGGGGTGGATGAAGTTGCTCTCTTTTACAGAAAGCTAAAATACAGAGGAATTCATGCATAAGCCACTTACTGTTGGATCTGATATTAAGCggtaaaacaaacagaaagaatcTGTTGGGAGGACATTTGTTGTGCTCGATGTTCGACACCACTCATTCCACAGCTTCACAGCTCCAACTACTTCCCAACATACAGAATCCAGGATaaaagaagacaagaaagcTGCAAGGAAGAATAAATGCTGTTAattcatcaagaaaaaaaatttctgtTCTACAAATACCCGAACTGAGTTAGATTATTTCTTTGCAATctcaagttaaaaagaaaaatatagtaattaatttttaataagcaCTTATTGACCAAATCCAGAAAACATCAAGAATGTGAGTAAACTTACCGTATCAAGATTTCAAAGGTAAAGAGCAGTTCTAAATATAGAGATTCCTAACATCAAAACCGTATATGCTCAGGAATTACATAACAACGGTCAACTTTGATTCCTTTAGTATTTACACTAAGAATGCAAAtactaaaatcacagaatgcttgGATTAGAGGGGACCTTAAGAGATCATCTGGTTTGAACCCCCCCTGCAGTGGGCAAGGACACCACCCACCAGACCAGGCTGctgaaagccccatccaatctggccttgagcactatTAAGTGTCTAGTACTTCTTAAGTCTCTAATACCTATTAAGTCTCTAATACTTCTTGACAAACCAGATATAACAGATCtctaacaaataaataaataataaaaatcatgtAATCAGAAAGGCAGAACTATTACACTGGCtctgggaagcagagaaaagagaatgcATGACTTAGTGGCTAAAAGGGATCCTAAATCAAGTGTTCATAAATCGAATTCCTGTCAAAAGTCACCCTTAAACAGAAGGGTGATCTAAAATACCTATAACTGGTTTTCAAGGAAAAACCtgaacaaagggaaaacaagctAACTTAGATATCATCTAAGTGTCATCTACATGTGGCCTAAACGTAAGGAAGACTTAAAAGTATACTTACAGGGAAACAGCTATTAACACACTCAAAACCTTGTTCAGCACGTGTGGGAAAGGGTGAAGGTGTTTCAAGACCATAGGCCTAATGAGTAAATAGCCATCTCAAATGAGGACATTTTGAACAAGCGAGGAATTAGAATGTGGAAAAGGGACTGgccaagaaaaaaagtaaaataattgttGATTGGAAATTAAAGCTTACTTGATGCACAATTTTACATATTTGACAGACCCCTACTTAAAACACTAAACTGCACTGAGCAGCTTGCTATTAGAAGACAACTCTCACCTGTTAACAGGAGAGTCTACCAAAGTCAGATGAAGGAACAGGGGGGTTGTCCCTAAAATCCAAAGTCAAACCATACTTTGCTTCAGCCCTTCTACTGAAGATACATCATTTTACCATGATCTGACCGGAGAAATAGTAAGCTGTAACAAAAACTGCGTTTTGTGTTTTACGCTTACACGCTAACTGGACAGCTCAGCTGCCTCAGGGTTTAAACTCCACTCCCTAAACCAAAAGATGGAAACCCTTAAGGACCATCCTCACAGCAGAGACCAACATTAAATATGTCAAAGGGAGCGTCCTGGCACATTTAAAGCTTTCTTCCAGTCTCCCACCTCCTCAAATTTAGCCACCGAAGGGCAACAGGATCTGAGAGTCTCAGACGGTTTGCTTCTGCAGCCTGCACCACTTACCTGCAGCATTATGTCCTATTGCAAGTACAAGTTTAGAGCAGACAAACAGCTCGTCGGCAGAGCTTTCCGTAGGCACGCCCGACTTCAATGTCCAGCGGACGTCGATCTCCCTGGCAAAAGATGCGGTGCAAGTGGCGCACGGcccccccctgccctgccccaggccCCCGGCCACCCCTGGAGGACCATCCCGGGGGAGGCCGCACCACCGCGGCCGCGGTGCCCCAGGGCAGCGCCCGCCCCTTGCCCGctaccttttcttctccagctccctgcGGATCTCCCGGTCCTCGGGCGTCTCCTCGCAACCCTCCTCCGCCGACTCCTCGTCGTCCACGCCGGCGCGGGACGGCGCCACTACCACCTCCCCGAAGAAGGTCGCCATAGTTGCGCCTCTTGGAGGACAGCGCGCCTGCGCGGCACCACCGAGTTCCGCTCCGCCCGTTCTGGCCCCGCGGAACATGGAGAAGCGGTGGGAGCGTTCCAACGTTCTGCCGGACGGGGACGCTTGTCCCTTCGGGCCCCTGGGGGAGGCTGCAGCCGCGGCTCCAGAGCACGGCTCGGCCCCGTCCCTCTTGCGAAGCCGCCATGCCAGCCACCGGAAGCCCACCTCCTCAGCAACCTGCCCCCGGACGGGAGCCCCGGCCGGCCAGCGGGCTGCTACACAGGGGCAGGAGCCCAGCTACAGCCAGGTTAAACGTGCCAGTCGTGGGCAAATAAGGGTACAGTTGCCGGTACAATGTACAGCTTTACTTTGGTCCGCTTCTACAGGTACAAAGTATTTGAGGAACTCGATTCTCTGACGCTGCAGTCCTGGACTTTTAATGTTTTCCTATGCCTGTTGTCACTGCTCTATATTCAGGTCCAAGCAAACACCCCCCACCCAAAAGAAacacactaaaaaaaacccaaacaaaacaagaaaaaagccaaaacagacaaacaaaaccaccaaaaacacCCCCACAAATCCATTGCATGAACCAGCATAAAGACACTACTTTGCATGACTACTCCCCGATTTTACTTCCCTGAGTGCAGctaaagcaaataaagaaaGCTGTTTAAAGTTACCAGGAAGATGAAAGAACTTTCTTAAAGGCTTAGAACAGCCAGTTCTGAGGCTAAGCACgcacatttaaataaataattaaaaaacccacccaaaatcCAAAAATACCCCACAAAACACCATACATCAAATTCCCAAGAGGGCAAAAGAGCAAAAGTCCTGTCCCAGTTTAATCATACCTCCTCCTCCTGTAATTCCCTCTTGGATACGGAAATACTGAGGCCAGACCCTTCTCCTCGCCTTCAGGGCCACCATGAACATGCAGTGCCCACGTGCGGTGTGACAGGGAACACAGCAACTATACTCGGTGAGAAGAAACCATCTATCTGAGCCCGACCTGGAAACACAAACCTACCAGCCCCATTTTAAATTTAAGATTAATAAACACTCTGAGGTTCACTTAAGAGCTATTACACCAGTATTTATTCCTGCACTGGAGGTTATACTCCATACGTAGAACATGGATCATAAACAGCTGCTGAACAATGCATTTGGTTTATGGAGAATATAAAAATACCAGTTGACCTACTCTCTTTTAACAAAGCTGCCCCTAAAAGGTCAGATACACAAAACCACCTTCAAGTTTCATCACTAAACACAACTGTGTTCATATTTTAGAAACCAACTGAATGAATTCAGATAAACATCTATCTTGAATTTACAAAACTCTGCTGTATCACAGTAAGGACTATGCTCTGAATAAAATTCCTAGGGTgagaatgataaaaaaatagGTTGTTTTTGGAGTTCATATAGAAGCtttaaggggggaaaaaattcTCTCTATACTTAATAACATTTTAGATAGCAATAAATAACCTTTTGGCACATAACACCAGCAATTATGTCGGAGAGAAGTGGTTCTCACCACATGCTGGTAAATTGGCGGTGGGCCTCCCTTTTCCATCACTCTCATTTGCACAAGCATTAATGGCACTCACTGTCTGTGATTGTGCAGCTGCACTAGCTCCCGCACCCCCCAACACTCCCCACCCTTCCAAAAGTTACATCAGTCCAATCCACTGGAAAACCAGTTCACAAACTTGCTATTTCAGTTAAAATGAACTGGGTGAGGATAAACCTAATACTCTTAAACACATCTACTGAGAGATGACCTCAGAAATGACTAGGTATTGTTGAGTGTGAGCAAGGGAGCcactggagcagagggaggaaacCCACAGTGGGGAGTGGGATCACTaagggcctgatgctgagcAGCAGATTGGGAGTTCCACCAGCACAACTCCAGGAAAAAGCGAGGCATGCAGACGTGCCATGTGTTCGTGTAGTCAGTACGTGGCCAACCAAGAATTGGTGCATTTTCCCTGGAGAAATCTCCTGCCCTCTACACAGGAATTGTTTCTTATCAACAACAGCCAcctcaaacatttaaaaaataggaGATGTATTATCATAATTATTAATAATCAGAAACTGGTACGGTTTAATCAGTGAGAAGTCTAACATTAAAGCACCTAGAAGTTTTAATCTGGAAGAACAACAGAAACGTAGCAAAAAGGTCTGGAATGTAAGAATCCTGCACCTCCAGTTTTTCCAtgcataaagaaaacagaacaagtgtttgtttgtttttctattttataaagaaaacacacaaaaccccttAGGCCCAAGAGTTCACCTGCATTTCATATTCTTAAGTTTACAGTATAGAAGTCACATTGATGATGATAGTACTACCTGTCAGCAGAAACCCCTCTCTTCACCAGTGCCAATAATATGCCTCTGCAACAGGCAACTATGCTTTTTCACTGGTAACTGGTTCTGGTTGCAGTTACCAATAATGCACGTACAGAACATCTAACGTCTGTACTAACACAAGGTGTAAAGTTACTAACCTAGTGACCGTTCGTTACTCTTTAGATACAATGCCAGCATCCACTAGATTTTATAGTGTATAGCATTATGTATAAGCCTGTTCCTATTGTATATGATTTCATACAGCATTAGAGATGTTTGAAATCTGTTCTTGAATGTTGCATGACCTAGGTAGTATTCCATTGCAGCACCCATAACAATAATACTCAACATACTGCTATAAACCTGTTGCGCAgtgttttaacttttttcctattttttttaaattcttgttATATGTAATAAAATACcagtaaagacaaaaaaattgcCCCTATAATGAGGCACATTTTGGCATCTGTGCTAAATGCTGCTACATGGGCAGGCAAGTGCAAGTCAAAATATGAAAAGGAGAAAGTCATCATCTAATCACATTCATAActttttcatagaaaaatataaatatattcccTGAAATGTAGGACAAAGAAGAGCCAGCATCCATCATGAGTTCTAGTGctattaccaaaaaaaaaagaaaaaaaaaaggaaaaaaaggaaaaaaaaaaaaagaaaaaggtgggCTGGCTTTTCCTTTTAAGGTTACGTTTCACAATCTACATCATCTAAACCTCTgtcatcatcatcgtcatcacAATCGTTGTATCTCACAGTCCGTCTACCTCCATTCCGAGTTCTTATCTTAGAGCGCCGATTAGCTCTTCTATATTTGGTGTAATCCAGATCTTCAGAGTCATTTTCTTTGTTAGGTTTCCAACGTTTCCTTCGCTGGGGTCTTCTGGAAGGCTTCAGTGAGTTGGAACTagtaatttcttttctaatCCCTTccaatttccttttcctcttttttgtttctgtggcatCACCGTAGATACTGTTATCAGTTCCAGAATCCGAATCAGAAGAACAATTGAAACTGGCTTTTGAAATCCCTGCAGTCCCAGGTGCTTCCACATTTTCTGATGCTGagcttttttcatctttcttcccCCCTGTTTCAGATTCTGATGATTCTTTGAAGTCATCCAACAATTTTGATCGTTTGAAGGAAGCTCCAGATTTTTTATTTGATCCTTCGATATTTTTAGTTTCGTGTTTAGCTAAGTCAGCATCTACCTCCTCTTCAGAATTGCTTGTACAATGGTTGTGGGCTGAAGCTGACTGACTAGAACTTCTCCAGTTTCTCCCATTTTCCATCTTGTGGTTTACGGAACTGCCCTCTGAAGAGCCGAATTCAAGATTTTTAAGAGCTACAGCACAGACAATTTTGCATGCCTTCTTGCAGTTATCATTCTGGTGCCGAGTTACTGTTATCTCTGCTTCAGATTCTGTTTTTTCATTCTCAGACTCactaatgtattttcttttaggaGCAGATGATTCAGGGCAGGAAAgtttttttctgccagaaagctgctctttttcattttcagacttTAAGCAACCATCTGCCTCTGAGCTGCTGATCACCTTCTTTCTGGATGCTGTAGACACACTGCCATGAGGctgcattttgttcttttttactGTGCAAACACTTTCTGAGCTTGATAATTCCTCCTTTGTATCACTCATTATCTTAATCTTATTAGCTGCCAAAGTGGCACATCTGC
This Lathamus discolor isolate bLatDis1 chromosome 4, bLatDis1.hap1, whole genome shotgun sequence DNA region includes the following protein-coding sequences:
- the PSMG1 gene encoding proteasome assembly chaperone 1 isoform X1 codes for the protein MATFFGEVVVAPSRAGVDDEESAEEGCEETPEDREIRRELEKKREIDVRWTLKSGVPTESSADELFVCSKLVLAIGHNAAAFLSSFILDSVCWEVVGAVKLWNEWCRTSSTTNVLPTDSFCLFYRLISDPTVWLCQCSCYVAEDQQFQWLEKVFGCMRKEGLQVTVLSTCPVADYKTQESTLTLPSPFLKALKTKEFKEQVCCPLLEQPNIVRDLPAAVLSYCQVWQIPAVLYQCYTDIIKLDTVTIEAFRPLLSSEVLKSLVKDVSESTKILKKLLITSESHNNIYI
- the PSMG1 gene encoding proteasome assembly chaperone 1 isoform X2 encodes the protein MATFFGEVVVAPSRAGVDDEESAEEGCEETPEDREIRRELEKKREIDVRWTLKSGVPTESSADELFVCSKLVLAIGHNAAAFLSSFILDSVCWEVVGAVKLWNEWCRTSSTTNVLPTDSFCLFYRLISDPTVWLCQCSCYVAEDQQFQWLEKVFGCMRKEGLQVTVLSTCPVADYKTQESTLTLPSPFLKALKTKEFKEQVCCPLLEQPNIVRDLPAAVIRFPATVFARKKYQQCFTKFGFELLSSVADSCSVVSVLH